tatttttgactacataaaataaaactacatattcgttatataattatattttgtaaacatattttttattaattaatacacaattatacataaaattaatagtaaatatgtatatatttaagtatgtaatatattataattttattaagtttACATATAGCCTTCCttatcatttaataatatttatcaaaaatatttttaaaaaaaattacaagatAATTAGTATATAATCTCTAGAAAATCTTTTACTGTTCACCATATAACAACAGGTTTAAACAAAACTGttctaattatattatttgaatatatactaattcaatttttactattagAATTTTATCCTCTGTTATAtcctttataaaatattttacctATCTAtagcatatataatattcttttttcgaAATAGGTTGTACGTTGTtgatttataatttttatacaatattttacTCTCAAAATTTAATAGAATCCTAATTTATTAACTTTGTTTCGATAAAAGgacttaataataataataattaaaactcTTATTAATTTCGTTTTCagtaacatatatttttttgttcttcaGTATATATTACCATTACActtatttaaacaaaaatacaaaacttttttatattgcaattataaaaaataattaaaacaaatcATAAACCaaacatttaataattattatcataaataatatatatatatatatatagcaccttaattattacaaaattgtTATCAgcattaaataaattcattatgagacaaaatatatatatgcttaccTTTTTTACTGAaggtattattttttccattttaataTGGATCTATAAATTTTTCGATGATGTATCataatcattatatataaactgtttttgttcattattattctattttttaataaaaagtaatctttttattcaaataatatataaatatacccTTTCTGAATATGGGATATGTACCTTTACTTTTAGTTAAACAACTATCGTAAATCATAGGACAAGGAATACAACCAAAATAACGCATTCAATGTAAAATTTAGAAGATTACTAAGTACCGAAGCAAACGTAGaggaagaaagaaaagatgaaacgttaaaaaaaggaatatataatttattatacgAAAGTAATGATTCCTTTGGAGAGAGAATAAATTCATTAGAGCATGATGAAGAATTTCTAAAAAGATTTACTGATTTAATGCAACGTGAAATTTCTGAGCAAGAATTTAaagatttaattaaatatacaaaatttcaAAAACAACACCACTCACACAACACTcaacataatttaaaaaaaatatataaaaacgtAAAACATTATGATAATGCtgaaaaacacaaaaatcCACATATATCTTCAAAAAAAGTAGACTCAAGCTATGaatcaattttatttcaaagCAGCTCAGGAATTAATCATCATTTCTTTAAGCATAAAGACATAGATAGAAATCtcttatattcaaaaaaaaaaaacgtcAAGTATACTCTTCATTtaagtcaaaaaaaaaacattccttcaaaaaagattattaatattgttttcTCTAATTATGTTACGTATTTCTGTTGTACCGTTTTGGTACTTTGTGCCATCATATCTGGAGATAGACTTTTCGCATTATCGACAATTACTAcataaaaatcttttttaaaataacgcatttaaattatttaataaataaagatgaagctaataataaacataaaaaaaaatatacattatgaaaaatttatattataaatttttatacttatttcattaatttagggatatataaaattttatacttttaatagTGAAAAAGTATACCCCCTAATAcaagtatataatattagaattctttatttttttatattttatcttaaaaaattaacttcaaattattttatatataacataatataaataaattatttataattaaattgttaatttaaattattgaaGTATCATATTTTATCTAAATATAAACCTTCCAgagttttatatttatatatttttaagtgtaAATTTATCAAAAACATTAATGTTGCAAGtatgtaaaatatgtaaaaattcaattaaataacagtaaattatatttttcaatgaatacatacatagttcatattctttataatttttaagaacattattctattattaattaatacttattaacatattctataaataaaatgttattattcgTTAATTTGgttcatatatacaatatgaAGTAGtgttctatatttttttctttgtattAGGCTTTTTTGTATACTGCATAAACAATGCGTAGTTAGagattctctttttttatgtaattattcTCATAAACCACAATTTCcacaatttattattacataattatatatcttataattaattcatattattacttcgttaaaaagaaattatttataatatattttcaataatatatttattatctcATCTATatccttatatttttaaataattatggaATTAATAACTTCCACacagtataatttttttttttttgaattattctTCAAAATTCTAAACAAAGtgcattaaatataaattcttccatatataattattttgaaataagaaaattttaatttcataattCTTATCAAAGCTTCTCTATTTATAACATCAATGATTGAAGCATTCAGTAACTAGTATCTGCATCTCTAACTTCAAATATggaattttaattattttctgaATACctcaatattattaaaattatactgttcattcaaaaataaatcaatataaactcttttttattaaacatatcatatatatcactttaaataattcattaaatgaaaatttatccttttcgacttttttcatatataaaaaaattatcattgtATCCAATATCATCCATGCTCCTACATATATGTTTCGATATTTCATAATTCCTTATATATCTCTTTATatagattattatataatacataataatgtTTACTAGATCAATCACATCTTTTCATATAACACTTATCCAGAATAGTCACATATTTCATATACTCCTACCATATACCTATATACGTAATACAACTAACACaaagatatatttactttcacgtatttaaataatttgattcaatttattttaaatgagaaaatatttaaataatataaaagtaaataaataaagtatataaaatatatattttaatttaaattgttactttattataataatactcgcacgttatatattttattattttttttttttcttgattATACATTTGAACACATTTTAAGATGTATCCAAatctataaattttttttcactacttatagtaaaaataataaaaatttgaaatatttattttaatatagtatTTAAAAGGGTGTAcgtttatattataactaaTGAACTTAAAAATTTGCTCTCAcataaaaaacttttttttgtttttcattttattataaatattacaacTCATCACATACTAAAAacaaatacattaaaaataaaaaaaaatacaagttTAGAGAGAATTGGTTAGCATAAGCATAacagtaaaattatttataatattattattatcataataaagaatataataccCCAATATATGCAAttcaatttaaaaattattcgaACAGATATTCCTGATTTATTGAAGCTCCATTTTTTACTtgagtataaaaataataactaaaattccataaattatttatttaatatttactaagcagtacattatattttagtaagtacattttaaatgaaataaatgtgagaatatatattaagtataattatctaatacaaatttttatgttgtttattttattatgataataaaatctttccccttctttttatatagaaCAAAAACTTGTCTACAGATGAACtgataattcatatataaaatttcttttaataatttatcttataaatataataatattttatagacATTAAAttgagagaaaaaaaataaaaattaatgtataatttttagtaaaatgcatttattatttttatacttttaaatgTTCAATACATAAGTAAAATTggaattttataatttcacaTTAATCATccatgttttaatatattattatataaatatgttttacacaaggaaaatataatatctaGCTACTCTATATtaactaaaaatttatagagatttattttttttattttttgagaGATAATACTTTCCTAttttataatgataatattttccACCATatcctaatttttttattaagcaACGTGAGAATAACAGAATTccataaattaaattattagttAACTATATAGCACTAATAAAGTTCACATATGCGATAAACAGATATGAAtgcaatatataaattacaatatttaatatatatgtagaatttttaatgttcgtttattttaaatatatttttttaagcatctaaatgaaaaggaaataatttaattgatTATAAACATAACATGTCATTAGttttaatcttttattttcatatattttttacttgtgTATCTCCTTAAGATattcaattttaatttattacaaataactttttaatataatacttCCTCGATTATTACttaatagaatatataaaaattcttattttccatagagtataataaattataacctgtttcaataaatattatattaattattttatgacataaaaacttatattactaatagttaaaataaattcatttaaatatatagcatatttattattaaataaaaagttaaattggatttattatataacactTATGACTAAGTAATATCTACTATCAAAGGGGAAACTAATTTAaggattatttatatatttatgcataagtagcaaaatatagggaaatataattcttatgaaatttctttatataataaaatatagtacaATAAAAGTatgtaaacataaaataaataactcaGATAAAATGAACTTTATATTTAGCAACAATAGTAATTTTAACTACCAtggttaataaaaataatagagataaaattatatttctcTTAATGCAGTACCCGCAATTATACTtgtttatattgttttatatatgacaagcgtttaattataataatttaatatcaaAAGTTTTCATTTAGGTACTTAAACATATAGGTTTAGTGCTTCATGTTTAGTTATGACTTATTAtttccaaaaatatattagattaattttattaacaatatgtgtatacataatttatttggcTATACACTTTTTAaagttaattatttttgttataatatatatttattttttaatatccaTCAATAGAAATcgtaaagataaaaataatttcaagaACCAATTGcattatatagaaatataaaataatataatcatGTAAATAACATAAACAATGTACAAAACATAGGAAACTTTAAGAAAGATGAGGAAGTAGGTtcttaaaacaaaatacaaaCACCTTTATATGATAACAAGTTtgtaattacataaatataataattatttgtattttcagTGACGAAAATGAAGTTGTCTTACAATAatacaattataaaattagtatttattgaagataaaaaaagaataaaattatccataaatatacgaatatattattatggaAGTTCCTAAAAATGtttaagaatataaatttgtaatATGTATCTTTATAACATTACATTTacgatatattaaaaaaaaatttatattaattcaaaaaatctatataggaaaaaaacaagataaataatctattaatacatgtataaaataaatctatTCTTAAATTACTTCACATAAGTCTATATGTAGTTTacgtataaaaaatgatttcataatatataaattaaatccactacaaataaataaatatatttattaatttttatttatattttgaaaaatactcataaaagagaaatatgAGGCTATTCACTACAAACAAGTGCATCAAATCATTGATTTTAATTGTAATGTTTAGTTGCAGATAagcatatttaaatatttgtctgaatattaatatatgaagatataatctttataactttataaaaatacataaaaaatcaaCTTTTTTAACAGTTctataaattatacttatttatttatttatcattaagTGAAATGATAAGTACAAGTATTTAAACCTATccattaattatataatataaaataaataggaTATATGTTTCTCAAATAAGtactaaaataaatattaactaaacttaattttttataactatatatatttcttggttttccttaatttttttttttttttttgtaaatatattactgtAATTGGACACCCTAAagaattattcatattaaatatacaaaataatataactatTATACCTCAATAATATCTACACATAGAAATCATAATTTATGATAcgtttataatatattataatgtgacttataactattattattattaatacatggatatggaaaattttcactttatttatattagtgAAATATAACAGATAAAAACTGTAAagttttgtattttttttcttattaattcATAAGGAAATACTAGTTAAATCTTTgcatatactttttaaacatatataattataaagatataaattatgattacattctttttcaaaatatttatttcctGTAGTTTAACCAGAAATAATTTCCCATTATATCCaaacaaatataatgtaataaaaaataaaagtaagaTAAAAGAACGAATTTATGCTCTATATTATTAGACTTCTTATTTAccatattattcattaattaataatttattttatatacactcatttattataatacgTGTATAAAAATTCTTCTACTAGaagataaattttatattcaaaaaaaaaaaatcggTATACctctaataaaaatatatgtattgttattattactaattatataattttagaaGAATTGATGTTTCCTTATAAAAAaaccattatttttttatatttccgAAATAgtataacaataattttttttaggataaaaaatacatactaAAAAATTCTGTAAGAACTAATGCATAGaaataagttaaaaattatattttataataacgAACAAAAGcaataacataaatattgttattactctatataaagtatatctgcgaatgtaaaatatatattgtacataattaactgatatgcatatattcatgttattcatgcaaatttttataagttttttaaaaatgtatacaaatacataaagGATTACGATTCAATTTAATCAATCacgaatatgaaaaaataaaataattccattttaattattaaaaaagtggATAAACAATCATAGTGTTGGTATTGTTGGTTACATGTATTTGTAATTAGCTAACATACTATTATATACACACCACTCTATTTGATTAAATGAAacgaatttataaaaatgagagtaatatgaattatttttgtaaaccTAATAAAATAGTATAGAGAGAatcttataataaatattataaaatataaaataataagataGGGACCAAAAAATATCCAACgtaaataacattaaaaattatttaatttaatcattataataattatatcacCATGCTAACTTTTACTTTGTTaatgaatgaaaaatacaattcattacatatatgtattagtaataaaaacaattttcttttattattctatttttaagtttttttaaaatatatgtatatgttaaatataagaatatactATAATACTATAtgatttacatataataataaatatgtataagcTTAAGATATATTACAACAATATTAAGAAtaagaaaatgaagaaatattttattattattatcttatTACCATGAAACAAATGTTGTTATATAGTACAAAACATATCACACAGAATAGTGatgtataaaatatcattaaaatataaaatattgaaaaataatttggcattataattaacagttattttattatatgggGAATGTAAAACAAATATCAATAGCATGTTTTCAAATAGTATGAagaatatacaaattataatgataaattttaGTTGATATATTatcctatatttttatgatattacAGGTAAAAATGATTGcaggaatatattttatttaagaatttatgaaaataaaattttttgttttttttaattatatatgtgatCGTTTTAAACCATAATAATATCCAATTTCCtagtataaatttataataccaatataaatatgtgtaatACACTAAgtcaaatataataatgtaaaaactAAAAAGTTAGTATTCCTTTGTCTTAGAATGGAGAAATTTgagatattattttataattatacgaCATATTCTATATCTCCTATAAAGCatttagaattaaaaataaaattttgaagaCTACGTTCAACATTACAAATTATCAATTACTTCATACATTATActacattttaattaaatttctcTTTCATTCAATTAAATTATAGTTTCATAAACAATAATGaaattgaatatattaacGAGTGCATATACTATTATAACTTAAAATACAaagtaaatgaaataaattgtaacaacttattttaaacaaaaaaacaaaacatccttagtaaagaaaaaaatactataatttttagaAAGATAAGagttatatatgtgtagtattttaaaagatcaacaaaaattcataattatatataaaaatatactaaaattaatttacattttcgTATTACATTTCAATAAAACCATACAACTTtagtataaattaaaataatagaaaagagtagttttttatataaaattttataagtaCTATAAAGTAATCCAATTATCatactattatatttacaaacaAAATCATTCATTCTACATTATACAAAATGATATaccttatataaatataaagcaaAAGTTAAGATGGAGATTTTCtgaatgaatttttttttaaattccacttaagaaaaaaaggaatacatcatacataaacataatatgtatcaaatttttacttttataacTATCAATTTCATATAAGCATAATATCTGTTATGTTTttcatgtatacatatatataatagaatcCTCCATTAGAGagaaaaatgttaaatttatcttttttttataataattatatatttcagaGTATTtcaacaattattttttctagaaacgaataaaatatttttgttcataaatGTATGATTTTTCGTATTTATAGGTTAGTactaacttaattttttgttttcaggAAAGTTCAGTggaattatttcttaaatataaaaatgaatttgaTACTGCTATTtaagatattaaaaatacagcGGGTTATGATAATCCTGGAAAATATTGCGTTCTTActaaatcatttttattgaaaACTTCTGATACAATTTTTACCAATCCACGTCAAAAGATTGATAggtatttaatatatataagggaCCATGATATATATCATAGACTCAAACGTTCTGAATACTTGAACTACAAGATAATTTcgtataatgaatatatcaGTAACGATAGTTGGTTTAATTCATACATAGATCTTTCGTccagaataaataatatatgcaatcaagaaatataaaaaattccaTTTGATATTGCAAATAACCTCAAAGGATTATACAGTTATTATGATGATTTTGGCAAATTTAATGCTCAAAGAAATAGATCTATAAGCTGTAGTTGTGAAAGTGctaaaaaatgttatgaCTTTTATACTGAACATTACAAGAAATGCgaggaaaaaaatagttacattttttgtatagagttaaaaaattttaaggaagtttatgaaaaaaaaatgctcaACTTAACTGAATGTGTTGGAATACCACAATTGTTACCACCTTAAAAAAGAgactatttatttattaccaGCTTAACAATAGCTATCGCGTTACTAGCAACtctaactttatttttttacaaaaagttaataaaaattatcctTAAAATCACAAATATTCTACCACAAATcgtatatttcattttcgCATAAAATTACTAGCACAAGacaattatatgtataattatatatctgtatatattttttttttcatatagttTACTCCAGTGAAATCATGGTTACATAGTCAtttacaaaagaaaaaaataattgaactTAACAAAGTTGAAGATAAAGAAGACTTAAAAAAttcacataaaaaaataattaggAATTATAAAGAAAGTCATCATAATATAGATTTTCATCCTAAATGAGATGCTTGCTACAAAAATCATAGTTTggcttatttttataagaaaaatgaatacacagagtaataaaatgtacatataactGGATATttactaataaataaaactagttaaaaataaataaatgagcacatgagtataaaaattactaaaataaatatattaaaattattcaaagaACCAGATAACATAGATAAAATACTATTGTAATAGacaataaatgaaaaaatccATCTATACATGAAACTTTCtttgaaatgaaaaataagacCTTTTAagacttatatatatacaggtCTATTATGAAGTAATTATTGATTTTATTAcacaatattattaattaatatttattaagtaataaaaaaagaaaagggaaaataaaagaaagaacgaaagcattaaaaataacaccaataatattattatataaatgaaaaaagaaaaacataaaacaaaaacataattaaaagaaaatatgtaaatatttttttttttacttatatttttatttttagttttttttaattattttttccctttcatttaaatatacttaaaaatttgACTTCATTTATACAACAATTGTAACTTTGTCTATACTTCGTATATATTCTAGATGGCACATTATGCAGGATTTTTATACAGAATCATAAGCGAAACAAATTCTTCTGATGTTCCAATTCATATTGTCAGATTACTAACCATACAttattaattcataaataCATTCTTTCTAATCActattcttaattttttttggttcCCTTAATAcccatttatataattaatatccAAATGGAGTAAAATAATGGACATacgataaataaaaaacatatgtaaaattaccctacaattaaaaaagtcTCATTAATGTAAATTGCAAAAGCAACAAATAGAATTcatatttcaatatttcatttttatttactttatagaaaagggaaaatacGAAACAAATTCCGAGAAAAGTAGTAGGAACTATCTTGAGAATAAGGATGAGAACATAAAAATTGTCATATAATTCTACATTTTTTCagatttcatatataaataaatttttatgatatcCATAGGTCTCGTTATCTGTATAATGCCATACGtatgatattttaattttggaGAAATgcttttattatcatttaaaattcAGAGTTTCCTTGTTAATTTGTAAATTACAAATAAGAGAATCCTCCAGAGTTTCAATAATTTCTCTTAAATTCACACACTATTGGCTTTTcccatatatgcatattttatatattaatttagaaGCCATATATTTCGATAAAATCTTTAATgacatttaaaattataaacacaACTCTCTCTATAATTATTAGAatcaaaaaaacaaaaacaccTTTTAATCATAtcttttatacatattttattaatataagatACAATTAGTATATTTGctttttatcattaatataaggaaa
The sequence above is drawn from the Plasmodium malariae genome assembly, chromosome: 5 genome and encodes:
- the PmUG01_05014000 gene encoding Plasmodium exported protein, unknown function; the encoded protein is MLTFFTEGIIFSILIWIYKFFDDDKEYNQNNAFNVKFRRLLSTEANVEEERKDETLKKGIYNLLYESNDSFGERINSLEHDEEFLKRFTDLMQREISEQEFKDLIKYTKFQKQHHSHNTQHNLKKIYKNVKHYDNAEKHKNPHISSKKVDSSYESILFQSSSGINHHFFKHKDIDRNLLYSKKKNVKYTLHLSQKKNIPSKKIINIVFSNYVTYFCCTVLVLCAIISGDRLFALSTITT